In one Mus pahari chromosome 21, PAHARI_EIJ_v1.1, whole genome shotgun sequence genomic region, the following are encoded:
- the LOC110338233 gene encoding trace amine-associated receptor 7b: MATDDDSFPWDQDSTRSRDLLSATSAELCYENLNRSCVRSPYSPGPRLILYAVFGFGAVLAVCGNLLVMTSILHFRQLHSPANFLVASLACADFLVGLTVMPFSTVRSVEGCWYFGDSYCKLHTCFDVSFCYCSIFHLCFISVDRYIAVSDPLTYPTRFTASVSGKCITFSWLLSISYGFSLLYTGANDAGLEDLVSALTCVGGCQLAVNQTWVFINFLLFLIPTLVMITVYSKIFLIAKQQAQNIEKMNKQTARASDSYKDXVAKRERKAAKTLGIAVAAFLLSWLPYFIDSIIDAFLGFITPTYVYEILIWIAYYNSAMNPLIYAFFYPWFRKAIKLIVTGKILRENSSTTNLFPV, from the coding sequence ATGGCTACAGATGATGACAGTTTTCCCTGGGACCAAGACAGCACCCGGAGCAGAGATCTGCTCTCTGCCACATCTGCAGAGCTGTGCTATGAGAACCTGAACAGATCCTGTGTCAGGAGCCCATATTCCCCAGGCCCTCGCCTCATCCTCTATGCAGTCTTTGGCTTTGGAGCTGTGCTGGCTGTGTGTGGAAACCTCCTGGTGATGACATCAATTCTTCATTTCAGGCAGCTGCACTCTCCTGCCAACTTCCTGGTGGCATCCCTGGCCTGTGCTGACTTCCTGGTGGGACTGACTGTGATGCCCTTCAGCACAGTGAGGTCTGTGGAGGGCTGCTGGTACTTTGGGGACAGTTACTGTAAATTACACACTTGTTTTGATGTATCTTTCTGCTATTGTTCTATTTTCCACTTGTGCTTCATCTCTGTTGATAGATACATTGCAGTCAGCGACCCCCTGACCTACCCCACCAGGTTCACTGCATCTGTTTCTGGCAAGTGCATCACCTTCTCCTGGCTCCTGTCCATCAGCTATGGGTTTTCCCTCCTTTACACAGGAGCCAATGATGCTGGGCTGGAGGATCTAGTGAGTGCCCTCACCTGTGTGGGTGGCTGTCAACTTGCAgtgaatcaaacctgggtctttaTCAACTTCCTATTATTTCTTATCCCCACCCTTGTGATGATAACTGTCTACTCTAAGATTTTCCTCATTGCTAAACAGCAGGCTCAGAACATCGAGAAGATGAACAAGCAGACTGCCAGGGCATCAGACAGCTACAAGGACAGNGTGgccaagagggagaggaaagcagcCAAAACCCTGGGCATTGCAGTGGCTGCCTTCCTCCTTTCATGGCTGCCATATTTCATTGACTCCATCATTGATGCCTTCCTAGGGTTCATCACGCCCACGTATGTGTATGAAATCCTAATTTGGATAGCTTACTACAACTCAGCCATGAACCCTTtgatttatgctttcttttatccttgGTTTCGAAAAGCCATCAAACTCATCGTCACTGGCAAAATCTTGAGGGAGAATTCTTCAACCACCAACTTGTTTCCTGTGTAG